GAACCCGAGCCCGCCCGCCACCGTAGCGGTCCGAGGCCCGTGCGCCATCAACGACGACGTCAGTTGCGCGTGTGCACCGGTGTCATAGCCAAGGGTCAAGGCGTTCTGGCTGTCCACGCCGTCCTCGTTGAGTGTGCCGATTGCGGTGACCGACTGCGGGAAGCCCAGCGTACCCAGTGCCCAGAGCAACGGGTAGACGGTGATGTCCAGGAGCGCTCCGCCGCCGTCATTGAGAGCCCAAATCCGTGCGGCGGGATCATAAGGTGCCGGGAAACCGAGGTCGGCACTGACCCACTGGATCTGCCCGAGTTCGCCGGAGGCAGCTATGGAAAAGGCCCGCTGCATGCTCGGCAGGAAACGGCTCCATACCGCTTCCATGAAGAACACCTTCTGTTCCCGGGCCAGTCTCACCAGCTCGGTGGCTTCGCGGGCGTTGATGGTGAGGGCTTTCTCGCAGAGCACGTGCTTCCCGGCCCTCAAAGCGGCCGCGGCAATCTGGAAATGTTGAGCGTGGGGCGTCGCCACATAGACCACGTCCACGTCGGGATCGTTGAAGAGACGCTGGTAGCCGGGGACGCCGTCGTCGTCCCCATAGCCCTTGGAGAAACCAAGGGTGTGGGCGAACGCATCCGCGGCAGCCTGGGTGCGGGAACTCACGGCATACAGCTCGGCATCTTCCAGCAGGGCGAGGTCCTGGGAGACGCTGTTGGCGATGTTGCCTGTGGACACCACTCCCCACCGCAGAGGCTGACCGGTGGCCGACCGGGGATCCTGGTTGGTTTGCGAGGAAAGCCAGGGCACGGCGATAGGAAGTGTCATGCCGTTCATCCTCTCATTTCCCGGTTGTCAGGACGTGGTGCGCACCCTTTTACGCCGAATGAAGGTGCAGTCCGAACGAAATGGCGGACGCGTGGCGAAACCCGGCCTTCCCCCTCGACGCCGCACTGATGGGCTTCGGCGCAGCAGTCCTTGTGGGCGCACTCGCCGGAGCCATCCCTGCGGTCGTGGCGGCGCGCGTCAAGGTCATCGACGCGATCCGGTTCTGACCTCCTCGCTAAGCCTGCCCTGCTGAAGCCGGAAGCAACGCTCTGTTTTCTGGGCCAAGCTGCGATCATGCGTAACCACCAGGATGGTGGTGTTGTGATCGCGGCTCAGTGAGCTCAACAATTCGATGATGTGCTCACCGGTTTGCTCATCCAGGTTTCCGGTGGGCTCATCGGCGAGGATCAGCTTGGGCTCGTTGGCCAACGCCCGGGCAATCGCCACGCGCTGCTGCTCGCCGCCGGACAAGCGGTTGGTGCGGCGCGAGTGCTTCTCCGGGTCCAACTGCACCTGCTCCAACAGCTCCTTGGCCCGCTGCAGCCTGGCCGCTTTGCGGACACCGGCGAACTCCATGGGCAGCATCACGTTGTCCACGGCGCTGAGGTTCGGGATCAGGTTGAACTGCTGGAATACGAAGCCGATATCCCGGCGGCGATACTCGGTCAGCTTGCCGTCCGGCAGCCCCGCCAGGCTCACACCATCCACGACGACGTCTCCCGAAGTGGGCTTGTCCAGCGCACCCAGGAGGGACAACAGCGTACTCTTGCCGCTGCCGCTCTTGCCGACGATGGACGCCAGCGAGCCTTTTTCGAGCTCGAAGCTCACGCCGTTGACGGGCTTGATGGTCCGGTCACCGGACTTGAACTGACGGACCAGGTCCTTGACTACAATCACGGCTATTCTCCTCGGAGTACTTCGATGGGACGGATGCGGGCGGTCAGCAAGGCCGGGACCAACGCCCCGATGATGGCAACCGCGAACACCGCGGCGATACCTGCTGCAAGGACGCCGGGGGAGACGCTTGCGGTCACTGAGGTGAGCAACTGGGAGGCGCCGCCGAAGGGGCCACCCTGACCGCCGCCCGGCATGCCACCACCCATACCGCCGCCACCTGGGACAGTGCCGTTCGGCATGGCCCCGGCAAGTCCGCCGCCGCGCTGGGTGGTGGGGGCTGCCGTCGTGCTGGTATTGGAACTGATGAGCGCGGAGGCGATGCCGCCGCTGGCCAGCGAAGCGATCACGGCACCCACAACGCTGCCGAGGGCAACCAAGACCAATGACTCGAGGACAAACTGCAGTCCGATGGTGCGGTTTCGGGCACCAATGGCTTTCAAGACCCCGATTTCCCGGCGGCGCTCGCGGACCAACATGACCATGATCAGCAGGATGATGATTCCGGCAGTTGCCAGGGCAGCGATGAAGGCGACCAGCGAGATGTTCTTGACACTGTCCAGTGAGCTGACTGCGGTTTCGAGGTTGCGCTGGCCCTGGGTGACGTCGGCCTTGTCCGTGCCGAGAGCGTCCTGTACAGCGGTCTTGGTGCTGTCCACGTTTTCCATGCTGTTGACCGTGACGATCATGGTGGAGAGCTCATCCGGGGTTTCGGCCAGAGTCTGGGCTTCCGGAAGCGTCACATAGACGGCGTTGTTCCCAAAAGTGGTCCCGGCGTCAAAGATGCCCGCTACGGTGAAGGTCTTGTCCTGGATGGTGAACGTGGAGCCCACCGTCAGGCTGTTCTTCTCAGCCAGTGACGTGCCCACGAGAGCTTTGGCTTCTGCCTCGGTGTAGTCGCCCAAACCTGTGCCACTGGTGAGTTCCAGGGCCTTGCCCGTGCTGTCCACCTCTGCGCCGATGCCCGTCGCGGTGATCGGCAGCGTGCGTGCGGGCTGGGTGGTTGTGCCGGTGGTGCCGCTTGCGTTGTTCCGGTTGCCGAGCGTTCCGGCGTCGACGGCGGCCGTCAGGTTGGTGCTGACCGTCGCCTGCTGCCCTCCGGGGCCGAAGCCGCCGCCCGGGCCGGCCAGTTGGGTGGTGTCGGTGGTTGCCGTGGTTGCTGTCTGAAGACGAAGAGCCTTCGTGCCAACTACAGACGTCACATTGGCGACCGATGCCGCAGTCTCAGCGTCCGCCGTCGTGAGTGGTTCGCCGCCACCCTCGAACCCCTGGCCGCCTGCCGGGTTAACCGTCAGCGTGGTTCCCACGGAGGCATTGAGCTCCTGGACCTTGGCGCCCACGGCTTGGTTGGCCACGAGCATGGCCAACGCCAGGCCGATGGCTACGGCCAGGACGGCAACTACCGCCGCCGTTCTGATTTTATTGCGGAAGGCATTGCCTACGCTTCGGGCAAGGACGCTCACGTTTCTCCTCTTGACCTGCAAGTTTGTTTGGCCCACTGGACGTGGGCTGCAGATTCAAGACTCGTGAGTGCTGCTGTGCGGGAAGCCAGCCGAAGCTATGCGTGGGCTGTGAAAGCGAAAGCCCCGGCCCGCCAATGGCGGACCGGGGCTTGCGGTGTAACTCGGGTATCAGTTACTTGGTGATCGGGCCAAGTACCGGATCGTCAACGTAAGCGGTCTTGACGTTCTCCAGGGTCACGATCTGTGGCGGGAGGAGGTAAGCCGGGACGGTCTTGACGCCGTTGTTGTAGGAGTCCTTGTCGTTGATTTCCAGTTCCTTGCCGGCCTGGAGGTCCTTCACCATGGTGATGGCGTGCTCAACGAGCTTGCGGGTGTCCTTGTTGATGGTGGAGTACTGCTCGCCTGCCATGATCGACTTGACGGACTCAACCTCGGAGTCCTGGCCGGTCACGACGGGGAGCGGCTTGCCGGCGGCCTTGACGGACGTCAGCACTGCACGGGCCAGGGTGTCGTTCGGGGAGAGGACGCCGTCCAAGGAAGCGGTGCCGTAGCTGCCGGTGAGCAGCGTGTCAGCGCGACGCTGGGCGTTTTCAGCCTTCCAACCCTGGGTGACAGCCTGCTCGAACGAGGTCTGGCCCGAAACTACCTTGAGGGTGCCGTCGTCGATCTTCGGCTTCAGGACGCTCATGGCGCCGTCGAAGAAGACCTTCGCGTTGGCATCATCCGGGGAGCCGGCGAAAAGCTCGACGTTGTACGGGCCGGAGGCCTTCTTGGCCTTCATGCCGTCCAGCAGTGCCTGGCCCTGCAGTTCACCAACCTTGAAGTTGTCGTAGGCCACGTAGTAGTCCACGTTCTCGGTGTTCAGAAGCAGACGGTCATAGGCGATGACTGTAGCGCCGGAGTCCTTGGCCTGCTGGAGCTGCGTGCCGAGCTGCGCACCGTCGATGGCACCGACGATGATGACCTTGGCGCCCTTGGTGACCATGGCGCTGATCTGGTTCTGCTGCTCGGAAACGCCGCCGTTGGCGAACTGTACGTCAGCCTTGAAGCCGGCGCCCGTGAGGCCGTCGTTGAACAGCTTCTCCGCCAGGACCCAGTTTTCACTGGTCTTCTGCGGAAGTGCGACGCCGATCAGCGAGTCCTTGGGGAACGCTTCCCCGCCTGCTGTGCTGCTGCTTGAGCCGCTGTCAGTGCGGCCGCAGGCTGTCAGCGCCAGTGCCGCGATGGCAGCGACTGCTGCTGCCTTTCCTGCTTTACCAAACATTCGCATATCTTGGTTCACTTTCTGTGTGGGTGGGGTGGAGCGAGTCTGTCAGGAAGCGGATTACGCTTCCTTGGAGATGACCTCTTTGGTGGAGGTGGTTTCGTCGGGCTTGATCTCGTTGTTGCGCTGGAAGTTCTTCATCAGCAGCCCGGTAATGGACCGCTTGCCCTGGGACTTGTTGTAGACATCGAAGGCAACGGCTGCCAGGAGCACCAGGCCCTTGATGATCTGGGTGAGGTCGGCGCCTACGCCCAGGAGCTGGAGGCCATTGTTCAGGACGGCCATCACCAAGCCACCCACGATCGAGCCGATCACGGTACCGACGCCACCGGTAACGGCAGCGCCGCCAATGAAGACGGCTGCGATGGCGTCCAGTTCCCAACCGACGCCGTCGAACGGGCCGGAAGCGGTGGAGCGGCCCACGAAGATCATGCCTGCCAGGCCAGCCAGGACGGACATGTTCATCATGACCAGGAAGTTGACCTTCTTGGACTGCACGCCGGACAGCTCAGCTGCGTGGCGGTTGCCACCCACGGCGTAGACGTGGCGGCCGAGGACGGTCTTATCGGCGATAAAACCGTAGATGAGGACCAGGACGGCCAGAATCAGGCCCGGGATGGGGAAGGAAGTACCGGGGCGGCCCGTGGCGAACAGGTACGTGGCGTAGAGGATGGCACCGCAGATCAGGACCAGCTTGGTAACTTCAACCCAGAGCTCGGGAACGTCGGCTCCCAGCGCCTTGTTGGTGGCGCGGGCTCGCAGGGACATGATCACCACGAGCGCGGCGGCAATGATTCCGAGTAGCAAGGTGAGGTTGTTGAAGCCGGTGTTCGGTCCAATTTCAGGCAGGTATCCGGAGCCCAGGAACTGGAATTCCTTGGGGACAGGGATGGTGTTGGACTTGCCCACGAACTGGTTGAAGCCGCGGAACAAGAGCATGCCGGCCAGGGTCACGATGAAGGCGGGTATGCCCACATAGGCCACCCAGAATCCTTGCCAGGCACCGATCACTGCCCCCAGGACCAGACCGAAGAGGACACCGGCCCACCATGGGAAACCCCAATCCCGCATGGCCAGGGCCACGAAGACGCCGACGAAGGCGGCAACGGAACCCACGGACAGGTCGATGTGGCCGGCGATGATCACCAGGACCATGCCGATGGCCAGGATCAGGATGTAAGAGTTGCCGTTGAACAGGTTGATCACATTGCCGGGGGTGAGCGTGCGGCCCTCGGTGAAGATCTGGAAGAAGACGATAAGTGCCACCAGGGCGAAGATCATGCCGAACTGGCGGGTATTGCCACCAAATAGCTTCTTGAGCGCGTTCATTGTTTTGGTCCTTGTGTCAGGAAGGGGCGAGGCTGGGCCAATGGTCAGGCGGATTTGCGGGCGGAAGTCATGAGCTTCATGAGGCTTTCCTGGCTTGCTTCGTTTTTGTCCAGGACGCCGGTGATGGCGCCTTCGAAGATGGTGTAGATGCGGTCGGACAGGCCCAGGAGCTCGGGAAGCTCCGAGGAAATGACAATCACTCCCTTGCCTTGGTTGGCCAGCCTCTGGATGATGCCGTAGATCTCGTACTTGGCACCCACGTCGATTCCACGGGTGGGTTCATCCAGGATCAGGAGGTCGGGATCAGTGAACATCCACTTGGCCAGCACTACTTTTTGCTGGTTGCCGCCGGAGAGCTTGGCTACGCCTTCTTCCACCGACGGTGTCTTGGTTCGCAGTGATTTCCGGTACTCCTCGGCGACCGAGAATTCCTTGCGGGTGTCCACCACCGTGTAATTGCTGATCTTGTTCAGGGCCGCAGAAACCGTGGTGGTCTTGATGTCGTCCAGCAGGTTCAGGCCCAGGGACTTGCGGTCCTCGGTCACGTAGCCGAGGCCTGCGTCGATGGCGGCGCGAACGCTGCGGAGCTGGACCGGCTTGCCGTCTTTGTAGACCTGCCCCTTGATGAACCGACCGTAGGAATGCCCGAACAACGATCGCGCCAGTTCCGTGCGGCCTGCGCCCATCAACCCGGCGAAGCCGACGATTTCGCCGCGGCGTACGTAGAAGTTGGAACCCTTGCAAATCAGGCGGTCCTGGATCTGGGGGTGTCCCACCGTCCAGTCCTTGACCTCGAAGAAGACTTCACCGATCTTCGGCTCGTGATCCG
This genomic interval from Paenarthrobacter aurescens TC1 contains the following:
- a CDS encoding putative ABC transporter, ATP-binding protein (identified by match to protein family HMM PF00005), whose amino-acid sequence is MIVVKDLVRQFKSGDRTIKPVNGVSFELEKGSLASIVGKSGSGKSTLLSLLGALDKPTSGDVVVDGVSLAGLPDGKLTEYRRRDIGFVFQQFNLIPNLSAVDNVMLPMEFAGVRKAARLQRAKELLEQVQLDPEKHSRRTNRLSGGEQQRVAIARALANEPKLILADEPTGNLDEQTGEHIIELLSSLSRDHNTTILVVTHDRSLAQKTERCFRLQQGRLSEEVRTGSRR
- a CDS encoding putative ABC transporter permease protein (identified by match to protein family HMM PF02687), which translates into the protein MSVLARSVGNAFRNKIRTAAVVAVLAVAIGLALAMLVANQAVGAKVQELNASVGTTLTVNPAGGQGFEGGGEPLTTADAETAASVANVTSVVGTKALRLQTATTATTDTTQLAGPGGGFGPGGQQATVSTNLTAAVDAGTLGNRNNASGTTGTTTQPARTLPITATGIGAEVDSTGKALELTSGTGLGDYTEAEAKALVGTSLAEKNSLTVGSTFTIQDKTFTVAGIFDAGTTFGNNAVYVTLPEAQTLAETPDELSTMIVTVNSMENVDSTKTAVQDALGTDKADVTQGQRNLETAVSSLDSVKNISLVAFIAALATAGIIILLIMVMLVRERRREIGVLKAIGARNRTIGLQFVLESLVLVALGSVVGAVIASLASGGIASALISSNTSTTAAPTTQRGGGLAGAMPNGTVPGGGGMGGGMPGGGQGGPFGGASQLLTSVTASVSPGVLAAGIAAVFAVAIIGALVPALLTARIRPIEVLRGE
- a CDS encoding putative sugar ABC transporter gives rise to the protein MNQDMRMFGKAGKAAAVAAIAALALTACGRTDSGSSSSTAGGEAFPKDSLIGVALPQKTSENWVLAEKLFNDGLTGAGFKADVQFANGGVSEQQNQISAMVTKGAKVIIVGAIDGAQLGTQLQQAKDSGATVIAYDRLLLNTENVDYYVAYDNFKVGELQGQALLDGMKAKKASGPYNVELFAGSPDDANAKVFFDGAMSVLKPKIDDGTLKVVSGQTSFEQAVTQGWKAENAQRRADTLLTGSYGTASLDGVLSPNDTLARAVLTSVKAAGKPLPVVTGQDSEVESVKSIMAGEQYSTINKDTRKLVEHAITMVKDLQAGKELEINDKDSYNNGVKTVPAYLLPPQIVTLENVKTAYVDDPVLGPITK
- a CDS encoding putative sugar ABC transporter permease protein (identified by match to protein family HMM PF02653) — protein: MNALKKLFGGNTRQFGMIFALVALIVFFQIFTEGRTLTPGNVINLFNGNSYILILAIGMVLVIIAGHIDLSVGSVAAFVGVFVALAMRDWGFPWWAGVLFGLVLGAVIGAWQGFWVAYVGIPAFIVTLAGMLLFRGFNQFVGKSNTIPVPKEFQFLGSGYLPEIGPNTGFNNLTLLLGIIAAALVVIMSLRARATNKALGADVPELWVEVTKLVLICGAILYATYLFATGRPGTSFPIPGLILAVLVLIYGFIADKTVLGRHVYAVGGNRHAAELSGVQSKKVNFLVMMNMSVLAGLAGMIFVGRSTASGPFDGVGWELDAIAAVFIGGAAVTGGVGTVIGSIVGGLVMAVLNNGLQLLGVGADLTQIIKGLVLLAAVAFDVYNKSQGKRSITGLLMKNFQRNNEIKPDETTSTKEVISKEA
- a CDS encoding putative sugar ABC transporter, ATP-binding protein (identified by match to protein family HMM PF00005), whose protein sequence is MTSLNTQSDPVLLEMRSITKEFPGVKALSNVSLRVLAGEIHAICGENGAGKSTLMKVLSGVYPHGSYTGDIVYMAETQQFKDIRASEAAGIVIIHQELALIPELSIMENIFLGNEPTKWGVIDWAEARKRSIELLARVGLREDPDTPIKEIGVGKQQLVEIAKALNKSVRLLILDEPTAALNESDSQHLLDLILGLKGKGITSIIISHKLNEIEQIADEITIIRDGKSIETLNVKRDGVDEDRIIKGMVGRTLESRFPDHEPKIGEVFFEVKDWTVGHPQIQDRLICKGSNFYVRRGEIVGFAGLMGAGRTELARSLFGHSYGRFIKGQVYKDGKPVQLRSVRAAIDAGLGYVTEDRKSLGLNLLDDIKTTTVSAALNKISNYTVVDTRKEFSVAEEYRKSLRTKTPSVEEGVAKLSGGNQQKVVLAKWMFTDPDLLILDEPTRGIDVGAKYEIYGIIQRLANQGKGVIVISSELPELLGLSDRIYTIFEGAITGVLDKNEASQESLMKLMTSARKSA